In Microvirgula aerodenitrificans DSM 15089, the sequence CCGATACGTTCCTTCTTGTCCTTGACCGAGTTCAGCACGGTGTCGCCCGACTGGACCACACCCGAGTACACGCGGAAGAACGTCAGCTGACCGACGAACGGGTCGTTCATCAGCTTGAACGCCAGCGACGAGAACTTCTCGTCGTCCGACGCGTGACGGACAGCCGGTTCGCCGTTCGGCAGTTCGCCGGAGACCGGCGGCACGTCGAGCGGGCTCGGCAGCAGTTCGATCACGGCGTCGAGCATGCGCTGCACGCCCTTGTTCTTGAACGCGGTACCGCACAGCATCGGCTGGATTTCGCAGTTCAGGGTACGGGTACGCAGGCCGGAAACAATTTCCTCTTCAGAGAGCGCGCCCTCTTCCAGGTACTTGTTCATCAGCTCTTCGCTGGCTTCGGCGGCTGCCTCGACCATCTTCTCGCGCCATTCTTCGGCTTCCGCCACCAGTTCGGCCGGGATTTCACCGTATTCGAACTTCATGCCCTGGCTGGCGGTGTCCCAGATGATCGCTTTCATCTTCAGCAGATCGACCACGCCTTCGAAGTGCTCTTCAGCACCGATAGGCACAACGATCGGCACCGGGTTGGCGCGCAGACGCGTTTGCATCTGTTCGACAACGCGGAAGAAGTTCGCGCCCTGGCGGTCCATCTTGTTGACGAAGGCCAGACGCGGCACCTTGTACTTGGTCGCCTGACGCCACACGGTTTCGGACTGCGGCTGAACGCCACCCACCGCGCAGTACACCATCACGGCGCCGTCCAGAACGCGCATGGAACGCTCCACCTCGACGGTGAAGTCGACGTGTCCTGGGGTGTCGATGATGTTGAAGCGGTGTTCCGGGAACTGCAGACCCATGCCCTTCCAGAACGTGGTGGTCGCAGCGGAGGTGATGGTGATGCCACGCTCCTGCTCCTGTTCCATCCAGTCCATGGTGGCTGCGCCATCATGCACTTCACCGATTTTGTGGTTCACACCGGTGTAGAACAGGATGCGTTCGGTCGTCGTCGTCTTGCCGGCGTCGATGTGAGCGGAAATACCGATATTGCGGTACCGCTCGATGGGGGTTTTTCTAGCCACAGCCAAAACCTTTTCAGCAAATAAAGAACGTTAGAAGCGGAAGTGCGAGAACGCCTTGTTCGCTTCGGCCATGCGGTGGACTTCGTCGCGCTTTTTCATCGCGCCGCCACGACCTTCGGCCGCATCCAGCAGTTCGCCGGCGAGACGCAGATCCATCGACTTTTCACCACGCTTGCGCGCAGCTTCGCGCAGCCAGCGCATTGCCAGTGCCAGACGGCGGGCGGGACGGACTTCAACCGGAACCTGGTAGTTGGCACCGCCCACGCGGCGGGATTTGACTTCCACCACCGGCTTCACATTGGCGATAGCGGACGCGAACACTTCAACCGCGTTCTTGCCGCTCTTCTTTTCGATCTGGGACAGAGCGCCGTACACGATGCGTTCGGCAACAGCCTTCTTGCCGTCGATCATCACGACGTTCATGAATTTGGACAGCTCGACGTTACCGAACTTCGGGTCCGGCAGTACGTCGCGCTTGGGGACTTCTCTACGTCTAGGCATAACAACCTCTATTGCTGTGTTCAGTTGAGCGGGTTCGAC encodes:
- the fusA gene encoding elongation factor G, yielding MARKTPIERYRNIGISAHIDAGKTTTTERILFYTGVNHKIGEVHDGAATMDWMEQEQERGITITSAATTTFWKGMGLQFPEHRFNIIDTPGHVDFTVEVERSMRVLDGAVMVYCAVGGVQPQSETVWRQATKYKVPRLAFVNKMDRQGANFFRVVEQMQTRLRANPVPIVVPIGAEEHFEGVVDLLKMKAIIWDTASQGMKFEYGEIPAELVAEAEEWREKMVEAAAEASEELMNKYLEEGALSEEEIVSGLRTRTLNCEIQPMLCGTAFKNKGVQRMLDAVIELLPSPLDVPPVSGELPNGEPAVRHASDDEKFSSLAFKLMNDPFVGQLTFFRVYSGVVQSGDTVLNSVKDKKERIGRIVQMMANDRIELEEVRAGDIAAAIGLKDVTTGETLCAVDSPIILERMEFPEPVIHVAVEPKTKVDQEKMGVALNRLAKEDPSFRVRTDEESGQTIISGMGELHLEIIVDRMKREFGVEANVGAPQVAYRETITKTVTDVDGKHVKQSGGKGQYGHAVITLEPSGEGKGYQFFDEIKGGVIPREFIPSVDKGIRNTLNNGVLAGFPVVDVTVRLTFGSYHDVDSSQIAFELAGSMAFKEAMRRASPVILEPMMAVEVETPEEYMGDVMGDLSRRRGIVQGMDDDGLGGKIVRAEVPLSEMFGYSTDLRSATQGRATYSMEFKHYSEAPRNVADAIMAAKK
- the rpsG gene encoding 30S ribosomal protein S7, with the translated sequence MPRRREVPKRDVLPDPKFGNVELSKFMNVVMIDGKKAVAERIVYGALSQIEKKSGKNAVEVFASAIANVKPVVEVKSRRVGGANYQVPVEVRPARRLALAMRWLREAARKRGEKSMDLRLAGELLDAAEGRGGAMKKRDEVHRMAEANKAFSHFRF